CTTCGTTCTACTGGGCGTGAGTTCAGGTGTTGGTAAAAGTGAAGTCTTTCGCGACATGCTGGAGCCAGTTCTTTCATTTGAGGCCGCCCTGCACCAATGGTGGGCGGAAATTCCTGCCGTGAAAGCACGCGCAGGCGAAGAGCTACTAAAAGCGCGTGTCTCTGGCATGAGAACCGAAATTCGTAAGCTACATACCGGTCGAGTCATGCAGATCTTCAACATGCTGGAGAAAGCCGAACGCGCTCGCTCAGCCTGCGGCGCTTATCGTGAACCGCCCTGTCTCTTGGCTGACGACTCGACTTCGGAAGCTCTCGCGCAGATCATGTCTAGATCAAAAGAGAGCATCTCAACAGTCTCGGCGGATGCGCGGTATCTGTTGAAGCGACTTGGTACTCCCGATACGAAAGAAGAATCCTTCTTTTTAAAAGGCTACAGCGGAGACCTTGCCCTTACCAATCGCGTCTCCAGAAATTCTGTCAGACTACGTCGACCGTGCCTAACCACGCTCTTGCTGACGCAAGGCGATGCCTACAGGACTTTCGTGCAAAAGGCCGTGCTCAATCGCTCCGGTTTACTCCCTCGTTTCCTGCATGCGCCCATTAAGCAATCCGAAAATCCCCATCCTCCAGTCGATGGCAGGCGAATCGCCAGTATCCGCAGCAGTTACAGTGAAAAGTTAAAGGAAATATTGGAGGCTTATCGTTTTGAAGCCAGCGCAACATTGGTGGAGCCTTCTTCTTCGGCCCAAAACTTCATTTCAAAAATAGAAGAGGAGTGTCGTGAAACTGCGAAAACAGACGAAAGCCTGTATGGCGAAGTTCTTCGACGGCGAGCCGAGCAAACTTGGCGTGTGGGACTCTGCCTCCACCTCGCACGACATGGTAACGCTGCCGCCTTGCATTCGTTAGAGCTGAACGACGCCGAATCGGCGGCTCAAATCATCAAATACATGGAGGGAGCCTTCGATGAAGACCCCACCGTCGAGTGGTTTTACGTAATTCTGTTAAATCGAAGAAACATGCCCATCGGCAGAGCATTAGTCAGTCGCGGGAGTGCAACCTCCACGGTCGTGCACGCCCGTGAGGTTTTCAAGCCCGCCATTCTAGCGAGCGCCACAGGTATCATTTGCATCCACAACCACCCCAGCGGACACACTGCGCCGAGCCGTGCGGATATTCAAGTTACCCGAAAACTACGCGAAGCCGCTCAAATCATCGGTATCGACCTTGTGGATCATATGATCTTAGGCTATAGCACAGATTACTATAGCTTTAGCGAATCGGGATTCATTTAAGAATATACAAAGTGAATTCGGATTTTCCCAAGCTCAGTAGATTAAAGCACAATTCCTTCCCAATCAAAGGCCGACCTAATGGAGGTGGAATCATCGCTAAAATGCGGTGACTCCACCTCAGAATCGTAAATTAGTGCTTTTTTCGAGTTGAAATAAAAAAACACTCAAATCTAAGTTTCTAAAATTTTCGATCTGGGTATAACCTTAATGTGAGGGCTTCGGCATACATTAAGGAGAATCAACGGATAGAGCGTATTGGCCAACTTTTGGCCAAAGCGCTCGTCTTGTCATCCTGCGCACCCCCTGAACTAGTCGCCACTCAGGTTGAAGATTG
The nucleotide sequence above comes from Coraliomargarita algicola. Encoded proteins:
- a CDS encoding JAB domain-containing protein; translated protein: MTERRKIHRNSQSDWMDSLPPILLDRIRLCSFERQVPPEIPLMVALAAIATSAGPGIEIASGIRRTTRANLFVLLGVSSGVGKSEVFRDMLEPVLSFEAALHQWWAEIPAVKARAGEELLKARVSGMRTEIRKLHTGRVMQIFNMLEKAERARSACGAYREPPCLLADDSTSEALAQIMSRSKESISTVSADARYLLKRLGTPDTKEESFFLKGYSGDLALTNRVSRNSVRLRRPCLTTLLLTQGDAYRTFVQKAVLNRSGLLPRFLHAPIKQSENPHPPVDGRRIASIRSSYSEKLKEILEAYRFEASATLVEPSSSAQNFISKIEEECRETAKTDESLYGEVLRRRAEQTWRVGLCLHLARHGNAAALHSLELNDAESAAQIIKYMEGAFDEDPTVEWFYVILLNRRNMPIGRALVSRGSATSTVVHAREVFKPAILASATGIICIHNHPSGHTAPSRADIQVTRKLREAAQIIGIDLVDHMILGYSTDYYSFSESGFI